One window of Hylemonella gracilis genomic DNA carries:
- a CDS encoding branched-chain amino acid ABC transporter permease, giving the protein MLVLSALVSGLGLGSMYGLMALGFYVTYAVSGTVNFAQGSSMMLGAVLTYTFAQTLGWPGYPAVLLALALCAAYGLLVELLAVRPFVNRGSDAWLMATVALGIVLDNVVMATYGKEPRSLPSPLAQSPLEVGGLGLGVYPLQLLIPVVGLTLAAVLHYLSRRTRWGTAMLAVVQNRAAARLMGIPIRRAVALVFALSALFAGIAGVLIAPLMNVHSDMGTLFGLKAFAVAILGGITSAWGVMIAGLIFGLVEATITTTLGSGYTQILTFALVIAALAWRPNGLFGRAEVKKV; this is encoded by the coding sequence ATGTTGGTGTTATCCGCGCTGGTCAGCGGCCTGGGCCTGGGCAGCATGTACGGGCTGATGGCCCTGGGCTTTTATGTGACCTACGCCGTCAGCGGCACGGTCAACTTCGCCCAAGGCAGCTCCATGATGCTGGGCGCGGTGCTCACCTACACCTTCGCGCAGACCCTGGGCTGGCCCGGCTACCCGGCCGTGCTGCTGGCCCTGGCCTTGTGCGCGGCCTATGGCTTGCTGGTGGAACTGCTGGCCGTGCGGCCTTTCGTCAACCGCGGTTCGGACGCCTGGCTGATGGCCACCGTGGCCCTGGGCATCGTGCTCGATAACGTGGTCATGGCCACCTACGGCAAGGAGCCGCGCAGCCTGCCGTCGCCCCTGGCGCAGTCGCCGCTCGAAGTGGGCGGGCTGGGGCTCGGTGTCTATCCGCTGCAGTTGTTGATTCCGGTCGTGGGGCTGACGCTGGCAGCGGTGTTGCACTACCTGTCGCGCCGCACGCGTTGGGGCACGGCCATGCTGGCCGTGGTGCAGAACCGCGCGGCGGCCCGCCTCATGGGCATTCCGATTCGCCGCGCGGTGGCGCTGGTCTTCGCGCTCTCCGCTCTGTTCGCGGGCATTGCGGGCGTGTTGATCGCGCCGCTGATGAACGTGCATTCGGACATGGGCACGCTGTTCGGCCTCAAGGCTTTCGCGGTCGCCATCCTGGGCGGCATCACCAGCGCCTGGGGCGTGATGATCGCCGGGCTGATCTTTGGCCTGGTGGAGGCCACCATCACCACCACGCTGGGTTCGGGCTACACCCAGATCCTGACCTTCGCGTTGGTGATCGCGGCGCTGGCCTGGCGCCCCAACGGCCTGTTCGGCCGCGCGGAAGTGAAGAAGGTATGA
- a CDS encoding ABC transporter substrate-binding protein codes for MKRFSFSVGRRSLLAAGLCLAAAAVSAPALAAEPIKIGLVTALSGQSALAGEAITRGMQLAIDEINAKGGLLGGRKLELVRRDDEANPAKGVVAARELIYREKVAIIFGGLDTPVSMAIVPLINQEKVPFMGPWAAGTGITQNGAKPNFAFRVSAVDEIVDVGMLAYAQKTFKTAKPGLILVNNPWGESNEKGLKAAMAAKGVTPAGVEKYEANDVDMVPQLTRLKAAGADTLFLVGNVGPSAQVVKSLERMGWKVPVVSHWGPAGGRFTELAGPNAKDVHFVQTYSFFGKQSPVGERVIKAMMAKYPNVKGPGDITPAVGVANAYDGVHLAALAIQAAGSTEGDAVRQGFYKIGKYEGLIKTYNKPFSPEVHDAVLADDYVWAQFIDNKIVPVGLN; via the coding sequence ATGAAGCGCTTTTCCTTTTCCGTCGGTCGCCGCAGCCTGCTGGCCGCCGGCCTGTGCCTGGCTGCTGCCGCCGTGTCAGCGCCGGCCCTGGCGGCCGAACCCATCAAGATCGGCCTGGTCACCGCGCTGTCCGGCCAGTCGGCGCTGGCCGGGGAGGCCATCACGCGCGGCATGCAACTCGCGATCGACGAGATCAACGCCAAGGGCGGCCTGCTGGGCGGTCGCAAGCTGGAGCTGGTGCGCCGCGACGACGAGGCCAACCCCGCCAAGGGCGTGGTGGCCGCGCGCGAGCTGATCTACCGCGAAAAGGTGGCGATCATCTTTGGCGGCCTGGACACGCCGGTCTCCATGGCCATCGTGCCGCTGATCAACCAGGAGAAAGTGCCCTTCATGGGCCCCTGGGCGGCGGGCACGGGCATCACCCAGAATGGCGCTAAGCCCAACTTCGCCTTCCGCGTTTCGGCCGTGGACGAGATCGTGGATGTGGGCATGCTGGCCTACGCGCAGAAGACCTTCAAGACGGCCAAGCCGGGCTTGATCCTCGTGAACAACCCCTGGGGCGAGAGCAACGAGAAGGGTCTGAAGGCCGCCATGGCCGCCAAGGGCGTGACGCCGGCTGGCGTGGAAAAGTACGAGGCCAATGACGTGGACATGGTGCCGCAACTCACGCGCCTGAAGGCGGCGGGTGCGGACACCCTGTTCCTGGTGGGCAACGTCGGCCCCTCGGCCCAAGTTGTGAAGTCGCTGGAGCGCATGGGCTGGAAGGTGCCGGTGGTCTCGCACTGGGGTCCGGCCGGCGGCCGCTTCACCGAATTGGCCGGTCCGAACGCCAAGGACGTGCACTTCGTGCAGACCTACAGCTTCTTCGGCAAGCAGTCGCCCGTGGGTGAGCGCGTGATCAAGGCCATGATGGCCAAGTACCCCAACGTCAAGGGCCCCGGCGACATCACCCCGGCCGTGGGCGTGGCCAATGCCTACGACGGCGTGCACCTGGCGGCGCTGGCCATCCAGGCCGCGGGTTCGACCGAGGGCGACGCCGTGCGCCAGGGTTTCTACAAGATCGGCAAGTACGAAGGCCTGATCAAGACCTACAACAAGCCCTTCAGCCCTGAGGTGCACGACGCCGTGTTGGCCGATGACTACGTCTGGGCGCAGTTCATCGACAACAAGATCGTGCCGGTGGGTTTGAACTGA
- a CDS encoding nuclear transport factor 2 family protein, protein MNPSTPAAIVDEYLRLLMIPDPAAASQFIAPGLRIRFTGGRAMQAPTECAAFNATRYQWVKKKVEATETVAGGTPEHTVVYSLGTLYGVWPDGTPFEGNRYVDRYVVQQGLITQMDVWNDSAEWLLVRAGLATL, encoded by the coding sequence ATGAACCCATCCACCCCCGCAGCCATCGTCGACGAGTACCTGCGCCTGCTGATGATTCCGGACCCGGCCGCCGCCAGCCAATTCATCGCGCCCGGCCTGCGCATCCGCTTCACCGGCGGCCGCGCCATGCAGGCCCCCACCGAATGCGCGGCCTTCAACGCCACGCGCTACCAGTGGGTCAAGAAAAAAGTGGAAGCCACCGAGACCGTGGCCGGCGGCACGCCGGAGCACACCGTGGTCTACAGCCTGGGCACGCTGTACGGCGTGTGGCCCGACGGCACGCCTTTCGAAGGCAACCGCTACGTGGACCGCTACGTCGTGCAGCAGGGCCTGATCACGCAGATGGACGTGTGGAACGACAGCGCCGAATGGCTGCTGGTGCGCGCCGGATTGGCCACTTTGTGA
- a CDS encoding polysaccharide deacetylase family protein codes for MPALYPGQLPDHGRFPYQAITRRADYRWPGGARLAVYLALNIEHFAFGEGLGAMIGPASPQPDVLNYSWREYGNRVGVWRCLELFDELQLPAAALINTALYDHCPEVVVACAARGDELVGHGHSNAERQGVLDEQAEHELLALCRDRMRARSGAAPTGWLSPWISESKLTPDLLAEAGYRYTLNWCHDDQPVRMTTRGGQGLWSIPYPQELNDIPMIVGRQMDGKDFAQMIVDNFDEMLEQSRQQPLVMGIALHPYLVGQPYRLRHLRRALQHLATARERGEVWFTTPGAICTHMDRLAHTHTETTA; via the coding sequence ATGCCCGCCCTCTACCCCGGCCAACTTCCCGACCACGGACGTTTTCCCTATCAAGCCATCACGCGGCGCGCCGATTACCGCTGGCCGGGCGGCGCGCGGCTAGCGGTCTACCTGGCGCTGAACATCGAGCACTTCGCTTTCGGCGAAGGCCTGGGTGCCATGATCGGACCCGCCTCGCCCCAGCCCGACGTGCTGAACTACAGCTGGCGCGAGTACGGCAACCGCGTCGGCGTGTGGCGCTGCCTGGAACTCTTTGACGAACTGCAACTGCCCGCCGCCGCGCTCATCAACACCGCGCTCTACGATCACTGCCCCGAGGTGGTGGTGGCCTGCGCCGCGCGCGGCGACGAACTGGTGGGGCACGGCCACAGCAACGCCGAGCGCCAGGGCGTGCTGGACGAACAGGCCGAGCACGAACTGCTGGCGCTCTGCCGCGACCGCATGCGCGCGCGCAGCGGCGCGGCGCCTACGGGCTGGCTCTCGCCCTGGATTTCCGAAAGCAAGCTCACGCCCGATCTGCTGGCCGAGGCTGGCTACCGCTACACACTCAACTGGTGCCACGACGACCAGCCCGTGCGCATGACGACGCGCGGCGGCCAGGGCCTGTGGTCCATCCCCTACCCGCAGGAACTCAACGACATCCCCATGATCGTGGGGCGCCAGATGGACGGCAAGGACTTCGCACAGATGATCGTGGACAACTTCGACGAGATGCTCGAACAGTCCCGCCAGCAACCGCTGGTGATGGGCATCGCCCTGCACCCCTATCTGGTCGGCCAGCCCTACCGCCTGCGCCACCTGCGCCGCGCCCTGCAGCACCTGGCCACCGCGCGAGAACGTGGCGAAGTCTGGTTCACCACACCCGGCGCCATCTGCACGCACATGGACCGCCTCGCCCACACCCACACCGAAACCACCGCATGA
- a CDS encoding amidase, whose product MNAPLPFPLKDTVGAWVPHGQFSIAGQAGGPLSSLTFAAKDLFDVAGHPTGAGNPTWLTTHPVPTQHSAVVAQLLQAGATLMGKVLTDELAYSLHGDNLHYGTPLNSLYPARVTGGSSSGSAAAVAAGLVDFALGTDTGGSTRVPASYCGLWGLRSTHGLVSTAGLVPLHPSFDTATWLAANGDVFERVGRVLLPESGYRPRRLLLPLDAWELADELFTKPLHRAREALAQLLACVPENLRIAGETGLPAWRQTYVTTGAFEGWQVHGAWITQTKPSFAPAIAGRWRAASQVNAEAAEAARALQAQVRAQVRALLGDDGLMLLPSAASLPPLRDADPGAVDAVRLRTMAITCIAGLCGLPQISLPVRTASGDMLGLSLLGPAGSDLALIRIARSLHAQIH is encoded by the coding sequence ATGAACGCTCCCCTGCCCTTTCCCCTCAAAGACACCGTTGGCGCCTGGGTGCCGCATGGCCAATTCAGCATCGCTGGCCAGGCCGGCGGGCCGCTGAGCAGCCTCACCTTCGCCGCCAAGGATTTGTTTGATGTGGCCGGCCACCCCACGGGTGCCGGCAACCCCACATGGCTCACCACCCATCCCGTGCCCACGCAACACAGCGCCGTCGTCGCCCAATTGCTGCAAGCCGGCGCCACGCTCATGGGCAAGGTACTGACCGACGAGTTGGCCTACAGCCTGCACGGCGACAACCTGCACTACGGCACACCACTCAACAGCCTCTACCCCGCGCGTGTCACCGGCGGTTCGTCCAGCGGTTCGGCGGCGGCCGTCGCGGCAGGCCTCGTGGACTTCGCCCTGGGCACCGACACCGGCGGCTCCACCCGCGTGCCGGCCAGCTACTGCGGCCTCTGGGGCCTGCGCAGCACGCACGGCCTGGTCTCGACCGCGGGCCTGGTTCCCCTGCACCCCAGCTTCGACACCGCCACCTGGCTCGCCGCCAACGGCGACGTGTTCGAACGCGTGGGTCGTGTCCTGCTGCCCGAAAGCGGCTACCGCCCACGCCGCTTGCTGCTGCCGCTGGACGCCTGGGAACTGGCCGATGAGCTCTTCACCAAACCCTTGCACCGCGCGCGCGAAGCCCTGGCGCAGCTGCTGGCCTGCGTGCCCGAGAACCTGCGCATCGCGGGCGAGACCGGCCTGCCGGCTTGGCGCCAGACCTATGTGACGACGGGCGCCTTTGAAGGCTGGCAGGTGCATGGCGCATGGATCACGCAAACGAAGCCCAGCTTCGCCCCCGCCATCGCAGGGCGCTGGCGAGCTGCGAGCCAGGTCAACGCCGAGGCGGCCGAAGCGGCGCGCGCGCTGCAGGCGCAGGTGCGCGCCCAGGTGCGGGCGCTGCTGGGTGACGACGGCCTGATGCTACTGCCCTCGGCCGCCAGCCTGCCGCCGCTGCGCGACGCCGACCCGGGGGCCGTGGACGCGGTGCGCCTGCGCACCATGGCCATCACCTGCATCGCGGGTCTGTGCGGCCTGCCGCAGATCAGCCTGCCGGTGCGCACGGCCTCCGGTGATATGCTGGGCTTGTCCCTGCTCGGCCCCGCTGGCAGCGACCTCGCCTTGATCCGAATCGCACGCAGCCTGCATGCCCAAATCCACTGA
- a CDS encoding GntR family transcriptional regulator, with the protein MPKSTESRAPASKAGTRRATRTAGAPTVTLTGKGRGPAVAPALDPDAHADQLGEDSADIEARIYQAVFDSVMSQRLKPGTKLPEAPLCELFNVSRSVVRKVLQKLAHDHIVQLRPNRGAIVAVPTREETREIFEARRALEAAVVRLVAERASARDLKGLREQLRAEHEAMHRFDQPAWARLASAYHLRLAELSGNEILQRYLAEIVSRCSLIVAVHQPPGNAACEHDEHERIVDCIAQGDAEGAVKLMDQHLRDLEQHLMLVSPGDEKSLAKLLGLG; encoded by the coding sequence ATGCCCAAATCCACTGAGTCTCGCGCCCCTGCCAGCAAGGCGGGCACCCGCCGCGCCACGCGGACCGCTGGCGCCCCCACTGTCACCCTCACTGGTAAGGGCCGAGGCCCCGCCGTCGCCCCCGCGCTGGACCCGGACGCCCACGCGGACCAACTCGGCGAGGACAGCGCCGACATCGAGGCCCGCATCTACCAGGCCGTCTTCGACAGCGTGATGAGCCAGCGCCTCAAGCCCGGCACCAAGCTGCCCGAGGCCCCGCTGTGTGAACTTTTCAATGTGAGCCGCTCGGTGGTGCGCAAGGTGCTGCAAAAGCTGGCGCATGACCACATCGTGCAACTGCGCCCCAACCGAGGCGCCATCGTGGCCGTGCCCACGCGCGAGGAAACGCGGGAAATCTTCGAAGCCCGCCGCGCGCTCGAAGCCGCCGTGGTACGCCTGGTGGCTGAACGCGCCAGCGCGCGCGACCTCAAGGGCCTGCGCGAACAGCTGCGCGCCGAACACGAGGCCATGCACCGCTTCGACCAACCCGCCTGGGCCCGATTGGCCAGCGCCTACCACCTGCGCCTTGCGGAATTGTCGGGCAACGAAATCCTGCAACGCTACCTGGCCGAAATCGTCTCGCGCTGCTCCCTCATCGTCGCCGTGCACCAACCGCCAGGCAACGCGGCGTGCGAACACGACGAACACGAACGCATCGTGGACTGCATCGCCCAGGGCGACGCCGAGGGCGCGGTGAAACTGATGGACCAGCACCTGCGCGACCTGGAACAGCATCTGATGCTGGTGTCGCCGGGGGATGAGAAGAGTCTGGCGAAGTTGTTGGGCTTGGGGTGA